A region from the Candidatus Electrothrix scaldis genome encodes:
- a CDS encoding septum formation initiator family protein, which yields MQKKRTNRPKRRQSKGLSLKEKKIFRRTLLTFFLAGSFFLLFAPRCSLYSYYKMEKKSNRLVEENKRLLEEKAALEKEIDLLLHDKEYLEKIAREKYGMLKKNEEVYYLDPKAKKK from the coding sequence TTGCAGAAAAAAAGAACCAATAGGCCCAAACGACGACAAAGCAAGGGACTGAGTCTGAAAGAAAAAAAGATCTTTCGTCGTACTCTCTTGACTTTTTTTCTGGCTGGGAGTTTTTTCCTTTTATTTGCTCCACGTTGCAGCCTGTATTCTTATTATAAGATGGAGAAAAAGTCAAACAGACTGGTTGAAGAGAACAAAAGATTACTGGAAGAAAAGGCGGCACTGGAAAAGGAAATTGATCTGCTTCTCCATGATAAGGAGTACCTGGAAAAAATTGCCCGGGAGAAGTACGGGATGCTGAAAAAAAACGAGGAAGTGTATTACCTTGATCCAAAAGCGAAAAAAAAATAG
- a CDS encoding twin-arginine translocase subunit TatC, translating to MQRYNNLVIFLLELRKSIRFLGISLIALTIIFFFLSTGLITVFQEHLREQLYFFSVASPFLAHVKVAFFGAVYALMPLLMHVLWKAMGKPFAVTGQKLFWFVFATCFLFYSGTLFCYFITLPYGIEFLLSFQSESMKAVISIGRFVNFVTIFILAFGAIFELPVFMVFSAQVGVISRQVFEKNRRFAVLGIAILAALLTPTPDAVNMALMGGPLYLLYEAGILVIRFLRIGERKAA from the coding sequence GTGCAACGGTACAATAATCTCGTTATTTTTTTATTGGAACTGCGAAAGTCCATTCGCTTTCTTGGTATCAGCCTTATTGCGCTGACCATTATTTTTTTCTTTCTCTCTACCGGTCTGATTACGGTTTTTCAGGAGCATTTGCGGGAACAGCTCTATTTTTTCTCCGTGGCTAGCCCCTTTCTTGCCCATGTTAAGGTGGCTTTTTTCGGGGCCGTATATGCCCTCATGCCCTTGCTCATGCATGTACTTTGGAAAGCGATGGGAAAACCCTTTGCTGTAACCGGTCAAAAGCTGTTCTGGTTTGTCTTTGCCACCTGTTTCCTCTTTTATAGTGGCACCTTGTTTTGTTATTTTATTACCTTGCCCTATGGGATTGAATTTCTGCTCAGCTTTCAGTCGGAAAGCATGAAGGCAGTGATCTCTATTGGGCGTTTTGTTAATTTTGTGACGATTTTTATCCTGGCTTTTGGAGCTATTTTTGAATTACCGGTTTTTATGGTTTTCTCCGCCCAGGTTGGGGTAATTTCCCGCCAGGTTTTTGAGAAAAATCGGCGCTTCGCAGTCCTTGGTATAGCAATTTTGGCAGCCCTGCTGACACCCACTCCTGATGCGGTCAATATGGCCTTAATGGGAGGACCGCTTTATTTGCTGTACGAAGCAGGCATTTTAGTAATTCGCTTTTTGCGGATTGGTGAGCGGAAAGCTGCGTGA
- the serS gene encoding serine--tRNA ligase: MLELRFIRENIELVREKCLHRGMKVDLVEQFTTIDAKRLALLGEVEQLKNRRNTVSKEIAPLKKAGEHDKAEPLIVEMREVSERIKEMDKELSQVQEELEQVVMAIPNLCDDSVPKGTDDSDNVEVRTWGEIPQFSFEPKAHWEIGEGQGILDFETAAKLSGARFALLRGFASKLSRALTNFFLDLHTQKHGYTEMLPPFMVNSKSMTGTGQLPKFKEDLFKIEDWDLWLIPTAEVPLTNIHSDETLAEADLPLKYTAYTPCFRSEAGSYGKDTRGLIRQHQFDKVELVKFTTPETSADELDSLLADAEEILQLLELPYRVVSLCSGDLGFSSAKTYDLEVWLPGQNTYREISSCSNFLDFQARRAGIRYRPDGEKKSRLVHTLNGSGLAVGRTLLAVLENYQQEDGTVRIPKVLEPYFTDRF, encoded by the coding sequence ATGCTTGAACTACGTTTTATCCGGGAAAATATAGAACTTGTCCGAGAAAAATGCCTCCATCGCGGGATGAAGGTGGATCTTGTTGAACAATTTACAACAATTGATGCCAAACGCTTAGCATTGCTGGGCGAGGTGGAGCAACTGAAAAATCGACGCAACACGGTTTCCAAAGAGATTGCGCCCTTAAAGAAAGCCGGAGAGCACGACAAAGCAGAACCGCTGATCGTAGAAATGCGAGAGGTTTCTGAGCGCATTAAGGAGATGGATAAAGAGCTGTCCCAAGTTCAGGAAGAGCTTGAGCAGGTTGTTATGGCTATCCCTAACCTCTGTGACGACTCTGTGCCCAAAGGTACCGATGATAGCGATAACGTGGAAGTCCGTACCTGGGGCGAGATTCCCCAGTTCTCCTTTGAACCCAAAGCGCATTGGGAGATCGGTGAGGGTCAGGGCATTCTGGATTTTGAGACTGCGGCCAAACTCTCAGGAGCCCGTTTTGCCCTGCTCAGGGGCTTTGCTTCTAAGTTATCCAGGGCGCTGACCAACTTTTTTCTGGATCTGCACACCCAGAAACACGGCTATACAGAGATGCTGCCGCCCTTTATGGTGAACTCCAAGTCCATGACCGGCACAGGCCAGCTCCCCAAGTTTAAAGAAGATCTGTTCAAGATTGAGGACTGGGATCTCTGGCTGATCCCCACTGCTGAGGTACCGCTGACTAATATCCACAGCGACGAAACCCTGGCTGAGGCAGACCTGCCCCTAAAATACACGGCCTACACGCCCTGCTTCCGCTCTGAGGCTGGTTCCTACGGCAAGGACACCAGGGGCCTGATTCGCCAGCACCAATTCGACAAGGTAGAGCTGGTCAAGTTTACCACCCCGGAAACCTCTGCTGACGAACTGGACTCCTTACTCGCCGATGCAGAAGAGATCCTCCAATTGCTGGAGTTGCCCTATCGGGTGGTCAGCCTTTGTTCTGGAGATCTGGGCTTTTCCTCTGCCAAGACCTACGATCTTGAGGTCTGGTTGCCTGGACAAAATACCTATCGGGAGATTTCTTCCTGTTCGAATTTTCTTGATTTCCAGGCCCGCCGGGCAGGCATCCGTTATCGCCCTGATGGCGAGAAAAAAAGCCGCCTGGTGCATACTCTGAATGGCTCGGGGTTGGCTGTCGGGCGCACCCTCCTGGCTGTGCTGGAAAATTATCAGCAGGAAGATGGAACAGTTCGCATACCCAAGGTGCTTGAACCGTATTTTACGGATCGATTTTAA
- a CDS encoding uracil-DNA glycosylase, which translates to MSAEKRAPDQSSDRKRGKKTDPASLALLTAQVRHLLAFHKEIGLTTYPAAPQLRQFLTRAQKPQPSSYPQEQKGKDAYPLESTGMPEHRFEKAGERARPGRTASPSPQPQVRKENTPPAKAAVESIQQSLKVLNQEIMQCPQCSSRKEVKKVLGLGSLEPRLLIVGDYCADAESTAATQLIWGEEEDAMLWRMMTAIGLEQDGVYVTNAMKCVQPSFDQANSSVELPCLSFLEKELQILRPRLICAMGDIATRALLKTKAPLARVRGRFHTYKYPQGGVAKVMPTFHPRLLLQYPEMKQATWKDLQAVQKALQAQYCQ; encoded by the coding sequence TTGTCAGCCGAAAAAAGAGCCCCTGATCAATCATCGGACAGGAAAAGAGGGAAAAAAACCGATCCGGCATCACTGGCCTTGCTCACTGCCCAGGTTCGTCATCTTCTCGCCTTTCATAAAGAAATAGGCCTGACGACCTATCCTGCTGCCCCGCAATTGCGGCAATTTCTCACCCGAGCTCAGAAGCCGCAGCCTTCTTCTTATCCGCAAGAACAGAAGGGGAAAGATGCATATCCACTAGAATCTACAGGGATGCCTGAGCATCGTTTTGAGAAAGCAGGAGAGAGAGCAAGACCTGGAAGGACTGCGTCCCCCAGTCCCCAACCTCAAGTGCGCAAGGAGAATACGCCTCCGGCAAAGGCAGCGGTCGAGAGTATTCAGCAGTCCTTGAAGGTCTTAAACCAAGAGATCATGCAATGCCCTCAATGCTCTTCTAGGAAAGAGGTGAAGAAAGTACTTGGCCTGGGGAGTCTTGAGCCCCGCTTGTTGATTGTGGGAGATTATTGTGCTGATGCCGAAAGCACAGCAGCCACTCAGCTGATCTGGGGAGAGGAAGAGGATGCTATGCTCTGGAGGATGATGACAGCTATTGGACTTGAGCAGGACGGAGTCTATGTCACCAATGCGATGAAATGTGTCCAACCGAGTTTTGATCAGGCAAATTCTTCTGTGGAATTGCCTTGCCTTTCGTTTTTAGAAAAAGAATTGCAGATCCTTCGTCCGAGACTGATTTGTGCTATGGGAGATATCGCAACGCGGGCCCTGCTAAAAACAAAGGCTCCCTTGGCGCGGGTGCGGGGGCGCTTTCATACCTATAAATACCCACAGGGAGGTGTGGCGAAAGTTATGCCCACCTTTCATCCTCGCTTACTTTTGCAATACCCGGAAATGAAACAGGCAACGTGGAAGGATCTCCAGGCTGTGCAAAAAGCCCTACAGGCTCAATACTGCCAATAA
- a CDS encoding formylglycine-generating enzyme family protein, protein MSLPETLHTRSRTGRADLLYFLKQSDQATLAAAALLFGYQAPEKRQEPKKPNMEEQRAIGSHPELLPSQEKQQRQQKPGTQQRFFRLKEKSRVLDEERVTQVPQRLLDATPFSGSLSQARTEGKGEGGQALPPEPPALAPWPRIWPFLRAVLGAQDQSRQLDLDRIVRSLARGEVLRRLPCLPRTGWAATAQIIVDLDPQIHFFWHDFYSLLAQLQGMRGRAGLDMLCFEDGPLEFCTAFAPEHRTRQTPYRPPEAGTPILILSDLGLLNNRAEGWIALGRRFRRAGCRPVVLMPCPERYWKTELTEYYQLVVWDHDRRYPVRCDRLKPQAPHVQEREQDPGLDALLIAAAAAVRVEPGLLRALRLLFPAQDMDVGTEAAVWRHGEVDSDMLAFHLHPEAKERYAALLAEKLQNVVQEVDAYQQIFACLQAFHAHLPQEIRFEEEMQRARLLDKQPDKPASEFMWQVAATIYGQAKEYPYLPHLKSWVCRLAERQQQECWTWKDGEAMAIALALVLLEHYDKDEDIPFPAGFNINHVAWLLDDKEAQEYELRQEMDRSGRRLVLYPLAAAERKKTGSMFMARLQMSNSRLQWRHVQADGLGGPVHFLDIRTEREIPVPEQGALEIQGNFDRLLIDGMTRPDWANIAQGRLPDGREYFHLLTRGEEKKELAWCNPGEYPVRDKEGNRVAVFAIEKGFFAVLDEADEIRELGFTQPQWAKQIGVDQYGLYADLVFKGVIQRFRWIQPGSFMMGSPDDELERWEERETQHLVVLSESFWLADTACTQALWQAVIGKNPSHFKGDERPVEQVSWQDAQKFIKQLNKEIPVLALDLPTEAQWEYACRAGTSSPFFFGENISTDQVNYNGKYPYAGGEKGLYREETVEVKALPCNDWGLYQMHGNVWEWCRDWLGDYSSKPVVDPLGPDTGRFRVLRGGSWISDGGDCRSAARSGSTPDYRSSSLGFRLARGRTGQAR, encoded by the coding sequence ATGAGTCTGCCTGAGACCCTTCATACACGTTCCCGCACAGGCCGGGCTGATCTGCTCTATTTCCTCAAACAGAGTGATCAGGCCACCCTGGCTGCTGCCGCGCTCCTGTTTGGCTATCAGGCCCCGGAAAAAAGGCAGGAGCCGAAGAAACCAAATATGGAAGAACAGAGAGCCATAGGTTCTCACCCCGAACTTCTCCCTTCTCAAGAAAAGCAGCAACGCCAGCAGAAACCCGGAACGCAGCAACGTTTTTTCCGCCTCAAAGAGAAGAGTCGGGTTTTGGATGAGGAGCGGGTTACGCAGGTCCCTCAGCGCCTGTTGGATGCCACTCCATTTTCAGGCTCTTTATCCCAGGCCCGGACTGAAGGAAAAGGGGAGGGGGGGCAAGCTCTTCCTCCTGAACCACCTGCCTTGGCGCCCTGGCCGCGCATCTGGCCCTTTCTTCGGGCTGTCCTCGGTGCTCAGGATCAGAGCCGTCAGCTTGATCTGGACAGGATCGTTCGCTCCTTGGCACGGGGCGAGGTGCTGCGTCGTCTACCCTGTCTGCCTCGAACCGGTTGGGCTGCAACGGCCCAGATTATTGTGGACCTTGATCCGCAGATTCATTTTTTCTGGCATGATTTTTACAGCCTGCTTGCGCAGCTCCAGGGAATGCGGGGCAGGGCCGGGCTGGATATGCTCTGTTTTGAGGACGGGCCTCTGGAATTCTGTACCGCTTTTGCCCCTGAGCATCGGACCCGACAAACCCCTTACCGTCCCCCGGAAGCAGGTACGCCAATTTTGATTCTCAGTGATCTTGGCCTGCTCAATAACAGGGCAGAGGGGTGGATTGCGCTGGGGCGTCGTTTTCGTCGGGCAGGCTGTCGGCCAGTGGTGCTTATGCCCTGCCCGGAACGGTATTGGAAGACGGAACTGACAGAGTACTATCAGCTGGTGGTTTGGGACCATGACCGTCGCTACCCTGTGCGTTGTGATCGTTTGAAACCCCAGGCTCCTCATGTGCAGGAGCGCGAACAAGACCCCGGTCTGGATGCTCTGCTCATAGCTGCTGCCGCTGCGGTACGGGTTGAACCTGGTTTGCTCCGGGCTCTGCGCTTGCTTTTTCCTGCACAAGATATGGATGTGGGCACTGAGGCCGCTGTGTGGCGGCACGGGGAGGTGGACTCGGATATGCTTGCCTTTCATCTCCATCCTGAGGCCAAAGAACGATATGCAGCTCTTCTGGCTGAGAAGCTGCAAAATGTAGTCCAGGAGGTGGATGCCTATCAACAGATCTTTGCTTGTCTACAGGCCTTTCATGCCCATCTTCCCCAGGAGATACGTTTTGAAGAGGAAATGCAGCGGGCACGGCTCCTGGATAAGCAGCCTGATAAACCGGCTTCTGAGTTTATGTGGCAGGTCGCCGCGACCATCTATGGTCAAGCCAAGGAGTATCCCTATTTACCCCATCTTAAATCCTGGGTTTGCCGTTTGGCTGAGCGGCAGCAGCAGGAATGCTGGACCTGGAAAGATGGTGAGGCTATGGCTATTGCTTTGGCCTTGGTTCTGCTTGAGCATTATGACAAGGACGAGGATATCCCCTTTCCAGCCGGGTTTAATATCAATCATGTTGCCTGGCTGCTTGATGATAAGGAGGCGCAGGAATACGAGTTGCGACAGGAGATGGATCGGAGCGGGAGAAGATTGGTGCTCTATCCCCTTGCTGCTGCGGAGCGGAAAAAAACAGGCAGCATGTTCATGGCCCGGTTGCAGATGAGTAACTCCCGCTTGCAATGGCGGCATGTGCAAGCGGATGGTCTGGGTGGCCCGGTCCATTTTCTTGATATCCGCACGGAGCGGGAAATCCCGGTGCCGGAACAGGGCGCTCTGGAAATTCAGGGTAATTTTGACCGCCTCCTGATTGATGGTATGACAAGGCCGGACTGGGCCAATATTGCCCAAGGGCGTCTGCCTGATGGCAGGGAGTATTTTCATCTGCTTACCCGAGGGGAGGAAAAGAAGGAGTTGGCCTGGTGTAATCCGGGCGAATATCCGGTTCGGGATAAGGAAGGAAATCGGGTTGCTGTTTTTGCTATTGAGAAAGGGTTCTTTGCTGTGCTGGATGAAGCGGATGAAATCCGCGAACTCGGCTTTACCCAACCGCAATGGGCAAAACAGATCGGTGTGGATCAGTATGGTCTGTACGCTGATTTGGTGTTTAAGGGGGTGATACAGCGTTTTCGCTGGATTCAACCGGGTAGCTTTATGATGGGGTCGCCAGATGATGAGCTGGAGCGATGGGAGGAGAGGGAAACACAACATTTAGTTGTGTTGAGTGAGAGCTTTTGGCTGGCTGATACAGCCTGCACGCAAGCCTTGTGGCAGGCTGTGATTGGTAAGAACCCCAGCCATTTCAAGGGCGATGAGCGACCAGTGGAACAGGTCAGCTGGCAGGATGCGCAAAAGTTTATCAAGCAACTCAATAAGGAGATTCCCGTCCTTGCATTGGATTTGCCAACAGAAGCCCAGTGGGAATACGCCTGCCGGGCCGGAACCAGCAGCCCTTTTTTCTTTGGCGAGAATATCAGCACGGATCAGGTAAATTACAACGGCAAGTATCCCTATGCAGGCGGAGAAAAAGGATTGTATCGGGAAGAAACAGTTGAGGTTAAGGCTTTGCCCTGCAATGATTGGGGCTTGTACCAGATGCATGGCAATGTGTGGGAATGGTGCCGGGACTGGCTCGGAGATTATTCCTCGAAACCAGTTGTTGATCCTCTGGGGCCTGACACAGGCCGTTTCCGTGTGCTTCGTGGCGGCTCCTGGATCAGCGACGGCGGGGACTGCCGTTCTGCCGCCCGCAGCGGGAGCACGCCGGACTACCGCAGCAGCAGTCTTGGCTTCCGCCTTGCCCGAGGTCGAACAGGTCAGGCAAGGTAA
- a CDS encoding transporter substrate-binding domain-containing protein, with protein sequence MIQKRKKNRLCSVLAVLVLAFLSVLCIDTGWAAKHPPAASVELSPAEQNWLKQHPRISLGYTLDFPPVLMRQENGYLAGILPDYLKLLKEKLGIRIGLVVDSWPEIIRLAKAREIDGLGPSFSLESRKEYFRFTQPLFFHYHSIYARSDELRRFNQLSDLKGYRVGYTRSVAVEKELLEKVQGIIPVPLENNEALATALLNGDIDAIVANITLEYWRKQNIQPSFGVAAILPETRLPVVFSLRKDWPELTSILNKGFELISAQEKQQILNRWLGAQTAAQGMQAGVIELTLEERNWLAKHPVIPFTFDPGWAPVEFADDQGQPQGISRDYLHWLEKKLNVQFQPVCAESIEQAQEMMNKGQILLFPALTKTDKRKEHFYFTSSYLSLPVAIFSDANITYLGDLEDLEGKKIAVAKGYAVQEWLQRDYPQIELVPAQSVSEGLHMVTQGKAFAFVGSLLTTSYYIGQTGLTQLRVVGETSYSYRVRMAVPRQEPLLQSILNKGIGAISQDEHDAIYHRWISVQYTHHVDYQLFLIVLAGASLLLLLFSFWTWRLMKEVKRRRQTEAALLDKEHLLADLIDFFPEAVLVVDRQGVVIAWNKAMEKLSGVPAEEMLGKGNYAYAVPFYGIPQPILIDYAGRPAVEITSVYEHVQIEGDKITAENSQIILDGKHVCLLGTASVLRDSQEKIVASIESIRDVTEARQAEQDLLHARDAAESAAKAKSEFLATMSHEIRTPMNAIINLTRLLLDTSLDYDQRSYAQISMDSSELLLSLINDILDFSKIEAGKLELEHASFDLRELVKTVLSPMRIKAEDKGLSLGLVIEPEVHPFLIGDSVRLQQILLNFLNNAIKFTASGGVLVHIAVQEEEGKEVLLQISVEDSGIGIPEDRMTRLFQTFSQADTSTSRKYGGTGLGLAICKRLSELMGGQVGVQSEAGEGSTFWFTVRVQKTSEDTLLSKKESTHFHDTLPSTPNILLVEDNKINQYVALSILKKFQLAADVAENGVEALEMQRQKEYDVVLMDIQMPEMDGFEAARHIRNPATGVLRPDVPIVAMTADATKEDRGKCFAAGMNDYISKPVNRDRLFLVLQEQLSKAAVYHDEHAKSDSSQNCKQIRPMQGNPSLQDNTPSLLLDDCLPIFDRDDLVERMGGYEDGIEEFMEEFPAYLSADIKELELALAKKDMAGILSSTHKIKGMCANASVERVREVAYRMELTAKEGKIDTVQVFMPLLEQEAKALAAYLDEKDS encoded by the coding sequence TTGATCCAAAAGCGAAAAAAAAATAGGCTATGTTCTGTTCTGGCAGTGCTTGTCCTGGCTTTTCTGAGTGTTTTATGTATCGATACAGGCTGGGCTGCAAAGCATCCCCCTGCTGCCTCTGTTGAGCTTTCTCCGGCAGAACAGAACTGGCTGAAGCAACACCCTCGAATATCCTTGGGTTATACGCTGGATTTTCCTCCAGTACTTATGCGTCAGGAGAATGGGTACTTGGCTGGCATCCTGCCTGATTATCTCAAACTCCTCAAAGAAAAATTAGGCATCCGTATTGGGTTGGTCGTGGATTCCTGGCCGGAGATCATTCGCCTTGCCAAAGCGCGCGAGATTGATGGCTTGGGGCCGAGTTTTTCTCTTGAATCGCGCAAAGAGTACTTTCGTTTTACCCAGCCTCTTTTTTTTCATTATCACAGCATTTATGCTCGCTCCGATGAACTCCGACGTTTTAACCAACTTTCAGACCTCAAAGGGTATCGCGTTGGTTATACCCGCAGTGTGGCCGTAGAAAAAGAACTCCTGGAAAAGGTACAGGGTATTATCCCTGTACCGTTAGAAAATAACGAGGCATTGGCAACGGCCTTGCTGAACGGTGACATTGATGCCATTGTTGCCAATATTACGCTTGAATACTGGCGAAAGCAGAATATCCAGCCCAGCTTTGGCGTGGCAGCCATCCTTCCTGAAACTCGTCTTCCTGTTGTTTTCTCTCTTCGTAAAGACTGGCCGGAGTTGACGTCTATTCTGAATAAGGGCTTTGAACTCATTAGCGCACAGGAAAAGCAACAGATTCTTAACCGCTGGCTAGGAGCGCAGACTGCAGCCCAAGGAATGCAGGCTGGGGTGATTGAGCTGACACTTGAAGAACGGAATTGGCTCGCAAAGCACCCAGTTATCCCTTTCACTTTTGATCCGGGTTGGGCTCCGGTTGAATTTGCTGATGATCAGGGGCAACCACAAGGAATTTCAAGAGACTACTTGCATTGGCTGGAAAAAAAATTGAACGTTCAATTTCAGCCTGTTTGTGCTGAGTCCATTGAGCAGGCGCAGGAGATGATGAACAAGGGACAAATCCTTCTTTTTCCTGCCTTAACCAAGACCGACAAACGAAAAGAGCATTTTTACTTTACCTCTTCTTATCTTTCTTTGCCTGTGGCTATCTTTTCAGATGCTAATATCACCTATCTGGGGGACCTGGAAGATTTAGAGGGGAAAAAGATAGCCGTCGCAAAAGGATATGCTGTGCAGGAATGGCTTCAACGGGATTATCCCCAGATTGAGCTGGTACCAGCTCAATCTGTCAGTGAGGGGCTTCATATGGTTACGCAGGGAAAGGCCTTTGCTTTTGTTGGCAGCCTGCTTACCACCAGCTATTATATTGGTCAAACCGGCCTTACGCAGCTGAGGGTTGTTGGTGAAACATCCTATTCTTATCGTGTACGCATGGCTGTTCCCAGGCAGGAACCCCTTTTGCAGAGTATTTTGAATAAGGGAATAGGGGCTATCTCTCAGGATGAGCACGATGCTATTTACCATAGATGGATATCTGTGCAGTACACGCATCATGTGGATTATCAGCTTTTCCTTATTGTTCTTGCAGGAGCAAGTCTTTTACTGCTTCTGTTTAGCTTCTGGACCTGGCGCCTGATGAAAGAAGTCAAGCGAAGGCGGCAGACAGAGGCTGCTTTATTGGATAAAGAACATCTCCTTGCAGATCTCATAGATTTTTTTCCAGAGGCTGTCCTTGTCGTTGATAGACAGGGGGTTGTTATCGCCTGGAATAAGGCTATGGAAAAGCTGAGCGGTGTTCCAGCAGAAGAAATGCTAGGGAAAGGGAATTATGCCTATGCTGTGCCTTTTTACGGTATTCCTCAGCCTATCCTGATTGATTACGCAGGTCGACCTGCTGTGGAAATCACCTCGGTCTACGAGCATGTACAGATAGAGGGTGACAAGATAACCGCTGAAAATTCTCAGATTATCTTGGATGGAAAACATGTTTGCCTCCTTGGCACCGCCTCTGTTTTGCGGGACTCCCAGGAGAAAATCGTTGCCTCCATTGAGTCTATTCGCGATGTGACAGAAGCACGACAGGCGGAACAAGACTTGCTTCATGCCCGAGACGCAGCTGAGTCTGCTGCCAAGGCCAAATCGGAATTTCTTGCTACCATGAGCCATGAAATCCGAACGCCTATGAACGCGATTATCAATCTTACCCGCCTGCTTTTAGATACATCCTTAGATTATGATCAGCGAAGTTATGCTCAAATCTCAATGGATTCTTCTGAATTACTTCTCTCGTTGATCAACGATATTCTTGATTTTTCCAAGATAGAGGCTGGCAAGCTCGAATTGGAGCATGCCTCATTTGACTTGAGAGAGCTGGTGAAAACAGTCCTCAGTCCTATGCGCATTAAGGCTGAAGACAAAGGGCTTTCTCTTGGCTTGGTCATTGAGCCAGAGGTCCATCCCTTTCTTATAGGGGACTCGGTTCGTCTTCAGCAGATTCTCTTAAATTTTTTGAATAATGCAATCAAATTTACAGCCTCTGGTGGTGTACTTGTCCATATTGCTGTGCAGGAGGAGGAAGGGAAGGAGGTGCTGCTGCAAATTAGTGTAGAGGATAGCGGTATTGGTATTCCAGAGGACAGAATGACCAGGCTTTTCCAAACCTTTTCCCAGGCAGATACATCAACATCGCGGAAATATGGCGGCACAGGTCTTGGCTTGGCCATTTGCAAGCGTTTAAGTGAGCTTATGGGTGGGCAGGTTGGTGTCCAAAGTGAAGCGGGTGAGGGCAGCACATTCTGGTTCACAGTGCGGGTTCAGAAAACAAGTGAAGATACCTTGCTCAGTAAAAAGGAGAGTACCCATTTTCATGATACGCTGCCTTCGACGCCCAATATTTTATTAGTAGAAGACAATAAAATTAACCAATATGTAGCTCTTTCCATCCTGAAAAAATTTCAGCTGGCTGCGGATGTGGCTGAGAATGGGGTCGAGGCTCTTGAGATGCAGAGACAAAAAGAGTATGATGTGGTCCTTATGGATATTCAGATGCCGGAGATGGATGGTTTTGAGGCGGCACGTCATATCCGTAATCCCGCCACTGGAGTCCTGCGTCCAGATGTGCCGATAGTCGCTATGACAGCTGATGCCACCAAAGAAGATCGGGGAAAATGTTTTGCTGCTGGAATGAATGATTATATTTCCAAACCAGTAAATCGCGATCGCCTCTTTCTTGTCCTCCAGGAGCAGCTCAGCAAGGCAGCAGTATATCATGATGAGCATGCAAAGTCAGATTCATCGCAAAACTGTAAACAGATTAGGCCTATGCAGGGGAATCCGTCCTTGCAAGACAATACACCATCTCTTCTGCTTGATGATTGCCTGCCCATTTTTGATCGAGATGATCTTGTGGAGCGAATGGGAGGTTATGAAGACGGTATTGAAGAGTTTATGGAGGAGTTCCCAGCCTATCTCTCTGCCGATATTAAAGAATTAGAGCTTGCCTTGGCAAAAAAAGACATGGCGGGTATCCTGAGCAGCACCCATAAAATTAAAGGAATGTGTGCAAATGCTTCTGTGGAGCGGGTGCGGGAGGTGGCCTACCGGATGGAGTTGACAGCTAAGGAAGGAAAGATTGATACTGTTCAGGTCTTTATGCCTCTTCTTGAACAGGAAGCAAAGGCTTTGGCAGCGTATTTGGATGAAAAGGATTCCTAA
- a CDS encoding DUF523 domain-containing protein, whose amino-acid sequence MKKCLISSCLIGLCTRYDGQSKPNERCLKYLDDFIYIPVCPEQLGGLPTPRPPAELRGGDGMDVLTGFASVINKEDQDVTQQFLAGAEAVLKIARDQNIRLALLKARSPSCGVKQLGVTAALLETNGIKLVEF is encoded by the coding sequence ATGAAAAAATGTCTGATCAGCAGTTGTTTGATTGGCTTATGCACCCGCTACGACGGGCAAAGTAAGCCCAATGAACGCTGTTTGAAATACCTTGATGACTTTATCTACATCCCTGTTTGCCCAGAGCAACTCGGCGGGCTCCCTACCCCACGCCCTCCGGCTGAGTTGAGAGGTGGAGACGGAATGGATGTTCTCACCGGTTTTGCCTCTGTTATCAATAAAGAGGACCAGGATGTGACCCAACAATTCCTTGCCGGTGCCGAAGCTGTTCTGAAAATTGCCCGGGATCAAAACATTCGCCTGGCCTTGCTCAAGGCCAGAAGCCCGTCCTGCGGAGTAAAACAACTTGGTGTCACAGCTGCTCTTTTAGAGACAAACGGTATCAAATTAGTTGAGTTTTAA